Proteins encoded by one window of Chryseobacterium sp. POL2:
- a CDS encoding TCR/Tet family MFS transporter — protein sequence MTSNKTNSIVIFITITIILDSAGFGIIFPVLPELLEKVLNADLSTAAKYGGILTLAYAFMQFIFAPILGILSDYYGRRNVLLLSLLGFSIDCFIMAVATEYWVLFISRLIAGITGATFAVASAAITDITTSTNRTKYFGYLNAAFNIGFIIGPLVGGLLGEYHLTYPFYFAGILGLLNVTYGYFYFPETNNLRTKKQISFASLSPLQTLKSIKQFKELTVLFFVFFLLSTASHSMESTWSFFTMMQFDWSKQHVGFSLTIIGIIGFVVQAYFLQYLSKKLSDQKLIYIGLIVSCIGLILLGFSTSVQQLWIGITLYLLGSIHQTGFQSMLSKSLNQQYQGELQGVLGSLNGLTTIIGPPIFTYCFYFFTQDNAPLYLPGIAFILSALLISTSLYLIIQYSRK from the coding sequence ATGACATCAAACAAAACAAACAGTATTGTAATATTCATTACAATCACTATTATATTAGACAGTGCTGGATTTGGTATTATCTTTCCAGTATTACCCGAATTATTAGAAAAAGTCTTAAACGCTGATTTAAGTACAGCTGCCAAGTATGGCGGAATACTTACCCTTGCATATGCATTTATGCAATTTATATTTGCACCTATTCTTGGTATTCTAAGTGATTATTATGGACGTAGAAATGTATTACTGCTTTCTTTACTTGGATTCTCTATAGATTGCTTTATAATGGCTGTAGCTACTGAGTACTGGGTGTTGTTTATTAGTCGGTTAATAGCCGGTATTACAGGAGCTACATTCGCAGTAGCTTCCGCTGCAATTACGGATATCACAACTAGTACTAACAGAACCAAATATTTTGGTTATTTAAACGCGGCGTTTAATATTGGCTTTATTATTGGACCTTTAGTAGGAGGGTTATTAGGAGAGTACCACCTAACCTACCCCTTTTACTTTGCAGGAATCTTAGGTTTATTAAACGTCACTTATGGATACTTTTACTTTCCTGAGACAAATAACTTGCGTACTAAAAAACAAATTAGCTTTGCTAGCCTCTCTCCTTTACAAACCTTGAAAAGTATTAAACAATTTAAAGAACTTACAGTTTTATTTTTCGTATTCTTTTTATTATCAACGGCTTCACACAGTATGGAGAGTACTTGGTCATTTTTTACTATGATGCAATTTGATTGGAGTAAACAACACGTAGGATTTTCTCTAACTATAATAGGAATTATAGGTTTTGTAGTACAAGCCTATTTTCTCCAATACCTTTCAAAAAAACTATCTGATCAGAAGCTTATCTACATTGGGTTAATTGTAAGTTGTATAGGATTAATATTATTGGGATTTAGTACATCAGTACAACAACTATGGATAGGAATTACACTTTATTTACTGGGAAGTATTCATCAGACAGGCTTTCAATCTATGCTGTCTAAATCTCTTAATCAACAATATCAAGGAGAATTACAAGGAGTATTGGGAAGCTTAAACGGGTTAACAACTATAATAGGTCCTCCTATTTTCACCTATTGTTTTTATTTTTTTACACAAGACAATGCTCCATTATACTTACCAGGTATTGCCTTTATACTATCAGCACTATTAATTAGCACTAGTTTATATTTAATAATACAGTACAGTAGAAAATAA
- a CDS encoding Crp/Fnr family transcriptional regulator — translation MNQLINYIKTYVALSDEECEVLMSLFEIRKLRNNEVFFEEGQIANELYFVTKGCIRLFYKVDVDEKTAFFYSQGQFICAGESYNLGIAAKENYQSMGQSEIVILDKKKVETLLQKDSKFEAIGRIATENELIASQKIIASFVTQTAEERYLELLESNSELFQNVPQQYIASFLGVSPETLSRIKSRILKR, via the coding sequence ATGAATCAACTAATAAACTATATCAAAACCTATGTCGCATTATCAGATGAAGAGTGCGAAGTGCTCATGTCTTTATTTGAAATAAGGAAACTGCGAAATAATGAGGTGTTTTTTGAAGAAGGGCAAATAGCAAATGAACTCTATTTTGTAACGAAAGGCTGTATCCGATTATTTTACAAAGTGGATGTGGATGAGAAAACAGCTTTTTTCTATTCGCAAGGGCAATTTATATGTGCTGGAGAAAGCTATAATCTAGGTATTGCTGCTAAAGAGAATTATCAGTCTATGGGTCAATCTGAGATAGTTATATTGGATAAGAAGAAGGTAGAAACTTTGCTCCAAAAAGATTCCAAGTTTGAAGCAATAGGACGTATAGCTACCGAAAATGAATTGATTGCCAGTCAAAAGATAATTGCATCTTTTGTTACTCAAACAGCCGAAGAGCGATACCTTGAATTATTAGAAAGCAATAGCGAACTTTTTCAGAATGTGCCTCAACAATATATTGCATCTTTCCTCGGTGTATCACCTGAAACATTGAGCCGCATCAAAAGTCGCATTCTGAAACGATGA
- a CDS encoding SDR family oxidoreductase has translation MKKVLVAGATGYLGKHIVNELKSRGYWVRVLIRKESQKKLFKDVDDFFVGEITMPKTLVSIAENIDWVFSTIGITRQKEDLTYMDVDYQGNVNLLYEAKKSGVEKFEYISAINGDKQRHLKIFEAKERFVNELKSSGLDYCIMRPNGFFSDMKDFLEMAKKGRVYLFGDGQFKLNPIDGKDLAVVCVDKMIAGNREETAGGQEILTQEDIAKIALRVLNKPLKITFLPDWTRKLSIWVLRTFTSSKAYGPFEFFLSAMAQDNIANQYGKLKLEDFYMTILKE, from the coding sequence ATGAAAAAAGTATTAGTTGCTGGAGCTACTGGTTATTTAGGGAAACACATTGTCAATGAGCTAAAAAGTAGAGGATACTGGGTAAGAGTATTAATCAGAAAAGAAAGCCAAAAGAAATTGTTCAAAGATGTGGACGACTTTTTTGTAGGAGAAATAACCATGCCCAAAACACTTGTTAGTATTGCAGAAAATATAGATTGGGTGTTTTCTACCATTGGCATCACAAGGCAAAAAGAGGACTTGACTTACATGGATGTAGATTATCAAGGAAATGTGAACTTGTTATACGAAGCTAAAAAATCAGGAGTAGAGAAATTTGAATATATTTCTGCCATTAATGGAGATAAACAAAGACACTTAAAGATTTTTGAGGCAAAAGAACGTTTTGTAAATGAATTGAAATCGTCAGGTTTGGACTATTGCATTATGCGTCCTAATGGTTTTTTCTCAGATATGAAGGACTTTTTAGAAATGGCTAAGAAGGGGCGAGTTTACTTGTTTGGTGATGGACAGTTTAAGCTCAACCCTATAGATGGTAAAGATCTAGCAGTTGTTTGCGTTGACAAAATGATTGCTGGCAACAGAGAGGAAACTGCTGGAGGACAAGAGATACTGACACAAGAGGATATTGCCAAAATAGCATTGCGAGTTTTGAATAAACCTCTCAAGATTACTTTTCTGCCAGATTGGACTCGCAAACTCTCTATTTGGGTGTTGCGAACATTCACATCTTCCAAAGCATATGGTCCATTTGAATTTTTCCTTTCAGCTATGGCTCAGGATAATATTGCAAATCAATATGGCAAGTTAAAGTTGGAGGATTTTTA